The sequence acgggagagagacagacgacaaagaccaaagtgcttcacaaataTTAACATGTAACACACAAAGCAAAAAGGTACTCACAAAACCtcaaatgtcaaaatctaacagaGTGAATTGAGTTAGTAAACATTTGAatataacccccccccaccccccgcccccccccgtGAAGGCCTTTTCACACCAAGTTTAAAATGTCTGCAAAAATACCAACTTTTCCTATGATGCCTTGCACAAAACAACGtgatgttttcatttcatccaAAGCCATTTCTATGTTTTTCACGTGTgttttttacttaaaatatacatatagatacagtatatagttgCATGTTGTTGTATGAACTGCATTTCTCGTAGgctgtgtgtacatgcatgcgGTGTATATTCGTTGCTTCTGTAATAATGTGATTACCTAGAACATGCATTTCCTTCAGACGATGCGTGTGAATGCTGAAAAGCATTTTTGTAGGCTGTGTGTAATATGATTAATGTGATAACATGATTGTAAACTacaaaaatgcatttcctgaTGAAAGTGCGTCTGAACAAAACAGACCCGGATGTAAATCTGGGGTGTTTTTAAGACGcattacatatacatacatacatacacacaccacacacacacacacacacacacacactacattattaacatacatacatgcacaccaccacccacacacatcacacacacacacacacacacaccacacacacacacacacacatccatcaattacaaacatatacacatacatacatacacacacacaacacacacacacacatcaccacacacacacacacacccacacacacacatacatacctatacacatacatacataccaacaccacacacatcacaccacacacacacacacacaccacacatacgcacaccacacacataacacacacacaaacacactccaacatacaacatataccaaacattaacatacacacacaccaccacacacacacacacacacacacacacaccacacacatacattacatacataccacatacatccatacatatacacacatacacataatacacacatacCACATCAACACCCATACATAACTACATTACACACATAACatcacacatacctacacaaacactacatacacataaataccacacacattacataacacacacacacacacacacacacacacacatacacatacatacatactcacatcatacaacacacataacatacataccatacatacTCATccaacatacatacatcacacatacatacattacacatacatacatacctaaacacatacatacacacaacacacacatcatacaacatacatacatacatacatacatacatacatacacataattacatacatcacacatacatacatacacatacatacatacatacaccatctacatcacacatacatacagacacatacatcacaatacatacacaaaacacaacacacacacagacatacatacacacacacacaccacacacacacacacacacacacacacacacccaccacacacacacaacaacaacacccacacacacacacacacacacacacatacatacatacatacatacatacacacacacatacacacacatatatggaTGAACCTCGGATGAAAATCTGGCCGTTTTAAGGCGTATTGAGGCCTTAAATTTAAAGTTCagaattttagacttttttcccctttctgttTTCAGGACTATAGATTTGTTTGGGACCTGGTGTGAAAAGACCTTTAGACTCGATAATCCAGCGTCAACGTTCGCCATCGGTCGGCGTTCTGTCGCGtaacagaaacaagaaacaaaaagggtGTAAAACGGGAACGAAAGTCATCTTCAACAGCGTGACCCTGTCGGCCTTAGGACGACTTAGTAGAAATAACAcgaaggaaaataaaaaggtcaAGCAGCAAACAGGCGTTCCCACTTGactgttttggggggggggaacagagTCTCagagggtcaaaggtcagacggGAAGCTCCCGACCCACGAAGGAGTGTCTGGACGGAGTAAAAACAAGACGATCTTCACGTATTCTGAGAGAAAGTTTAAAAGAAGTGGCAGACCCCCTGCCCCATGAGGGGTCAGTCCATTATGAAGGACTGGCGATCTCGATGGGGTCAAACTGGGGAAAGACCACGAAACACAACCTCTGGCCCACGTACGTCGCCCTCTCTGCAGGAAAAACACAAGTCCACAGTTATACAGATTAATACTATATCTCATTGTTATACGTTATATATCAGCCACAGCCAGCGGGGGGGAAGAAGGCAACAGGGCAATTAGTGCTTTAGCAGTTAAAATCcattaagaaattaaaaagacGAGAATAAATGTCACATTGCAGTATGAGAAATTAAACGTTAAAGAGACGTTAAAAACAACTAGAAATGTAAAAGCAGATGAAATATGAGATTTTATGCTGCTAGTATGGGGCAATATATTTCACCCAAATCCCCCCCGAAATCCCTGCCATTTCCAAAAGATTACTTTTAAACCCTCTATATTATATAGATTTTCTTACAGTTTTAACTTCAGTGTTGTAAATTAACATATTAGCATAAATTAAcgtatttaaccctcctgttgacccattttcaaaaagtttctaaatctaaaatttgggttttcttcatgaaattgtaaaaagaataacgtggatggttccacacgacgctcctcacaagttgaATAACTGATCACttcactattttcattgaatttgggagttttatttaattttatagcattttaagaaagaaaaaaaagatttgagaacactgaaaaaagtgacagaaatgtaggGAAAAGGCATAAAcgtccaaaaaataataatattaataatgtaaaaataaatcgaCAAAGAAACTGTAAAAAGTCGGAAAGaacttcaaaaacaacaacaaaaatgtccgaaaaaatgacaaagaactttgggaaaagtgacaaaacgtcaaaaaagtgacaaaaaatgtgggCGAAAGCTTCgaaaaaacttcaaaacaacaaacatttcaacacagaaattataaaaagtgagaaagaactttgggaaaagttagaaaatgtcaattttttttgggagaaagacagaaaaacaacaaaaatgtccaaaaatattgacaaagaaattctgaaaagtgaaaaagaactTTGGGAAAGTTAGAAAACGTCAAAATATGACGGAGAAAGCTTAagaaaaacttcaaaaacaacaaaaatgtccaaaaaaactTGACAAAGAACTtctaaaaagtgagaaaagcgTCTCAAGGAGGTTTtaacccagaaaaactaaatgttgtaCATTTCAGGAACTCACCGATGAAGTTGTAGATGCACTTTGGTTTTTCTTTCCAGTGGATGCCCAGGAAGTAGACGGGGACGCCGGTGAGCATGATGACCAGACCCACGCCACAGACCACGGGCTCTGAGTAAAGACTGAAACCCAGCAGCAGGGCCCAGAACATCAGGTAGCAGACCGGAACCAGCAGGTTCACCTGGAGGAGACCACCCGAGGTcagtctggcatttaacatacactaccggtcaaaagtttggggtcacttagaaatttccattgccctCCATTGTAGAccgaatcccagctgagatcagttgccttgttttttaaacccggtcagcagttttgagattacattatgtgcttacataattgcataaGGCTGgtccaatgttttcttagttagttttttaaatgacatcagattagtgaacataatgagcctttggaacattggatcaatggttgctgataatgatcaatgtagatattgcattaaagatcagcccccccccactcagatcagctgctatcctgtctataatggagtgaaatggaaatttgtaagtgaccccaaacttttgaccggtagtgtatatatatatatatatatataaatattcaaaacaatttaggaaaatccaacctttaaggaaaccaatcttctttgtgaatgaataatgtttcataaataaataaatgttctttcttaaaactttccataaaatcatctctcaacgcaaatcaaaccagctattagctGTTGTTATTGAAATAACACCATGATAATccctatgtatggtgaagggtatgtgatgatgggtgtatacttatgcccccccccgtattttaaggaagaacattcatttatttatgaaacattattcattcacaaagaaaatgggtgtccttaaaggttggattttcctaattttttttaattaaggcattaagataaatttccaaaagagtttttttattcctctttttaatcaactttagcatgtgtgtgtgtgtgtggtgtgtgtgtgtgtgtgtgtgtgtgtgtgtgtcaacataTCCTCTCGGCCAGCACGGTCCCGCTGACGGAACGTTTTCTCCATTTTAGGAGACAACGTTTTCTTCAAGCGGTTGTAATCAtgttatgaagtaaagaaacacagagagattCTGCACCGTTTCTGTCTAAAGTCGCGCTGCATCCCTGCCTTTGTCCTCGTGTCTTTATCCACAGCGGTGAAACATCgtcatacatttcttttttgctaCATCGCCAACAGTTCAAAGAATAAGTACGTTCAACCCTTTCAatccaaaacgagctggtcccctcacaatcttgtagattctggccgagtttcctctaaacaaagctgaacagtCCATCATTTTTGGACTTCGATCGCTCCCGCCGTCTGTCCTGAAGCAGCCACATTGGATCTTTGCACAAAGCCGGATAGCTTGAAACCTAAGGAGTTGAGTGACAGCTTTCTTCAGCCAATCCGTCCACTGTAACCTGAGTTGTCCCTTATTGAAGCCAATCAAGTCGCAGGGTTTACAGAGGAGGGACTtgggaaagattgacagctATTCCATGCAGTTAAAACTAAATGCCATGAAACgagaagacgagttgattgacaccaaacatgaccagaaaaatttaaccctgtgatggctccagctagtgatggccaaacgaagcttcatgaaccagtgtctttattttctgagcccactagacggcgctcttggttttaagagaaagacctaaggcattgcaattcactgtgttctcaaccaattgtggaacagagagcgccatctagtgggctcagaaaataaagacactggttcatgaagcttcgtttggccatcactagctccagctgtgtcaaagcaaaaatatggtcttcttatggcatttcaccatttcatcaatttataattacttatttctataaatgtatgcatgtggttatttcaggtatgtgtgtgagtgatgtggatgtgttttttaaatttgagaagttttgtactTTGccctttttgggctttttttctgaaaggaaatgagaaaaatgcacagacaaatctgtagaaataaagtcATGTAAAATCCATTTCTGAGtcaagttgagacatgtggctaggggaCTAGTTTTGTATGTAGCCCATTtgatatgcttacagtagtgttttttaatcattttacagatgatttacttaaacggaaatagaaattctgtgttctaacctctttagctctgtgtcagtaagacCTAGAGTCCCACTGACACTGGAAACAACAAGTTGAGAGTGGTAACTTCCCAACGACCTCAGTCATCCCAGAGGGCAGAAGGATGTGGGAACTGCAGCACTCTtcagggggtaaaaatttaggcgagaaaagcatgGATTTTCAAGTGATTTGTAAAGAGGACATAGTACCTTGATGGGTCGGTACAGGTTGGGTTTCCTCCAGCGGTAGTACAGCAGGCCTGCGATGGTGACGCCGTACGACAGGTAGTTGATGAAGGAGACGTAGTTGATCAGGTTGTGCGTCTCTCCGATGCAGAGGATGACGATGGTGGCCGAGCACTGGGGAGCACAGCGAGGCGTGGCGGCGTCATGTGATGATTATCAAACACACGTTACCATTGTTAAGTAACGGTTTGGTTTAAAGAACTGTTCACAGACAAGGTCACAAAGTCTTTTAGCCTTACAGgccaaataaatacatacaatacaacagATCAATAGTCATAAAAGCCCAATAACCGCAATAAATGTgagtaaaacacaaaatcatCAATACTAGGGATGCACCAAATCCTGATTTTTTGGAGTTAGGCTGAATACcgaatccatccatccataggtggagggacgtccagctgggaggaggcctcaggtaagacccaggactaggtggaggcaagtccagctgggaggaggcctcaggtaagacccaggactaggtggaggccGTCCACTGGGAGAGCCGCAgtagacccaggactaggtggaggcaagtccagctgggaggaggcctcgggagacccaggactaggtagaGGGACGTcctgctgggaggaggccccggagaagacccagaactaggtggagggacgtccagctgggaggaggcctcggggaagacccaggactaggtggagggattatatctccaccctggcctgggaacgcctcgggacccccccagtcggagctggttgatgtggcttggggaagggaagtttggggtcccctactggagttgctgcccccgagacccggTTAaggggacgaagatggatggatggatgcatggatggatggatggatgtctgCAACAAAGTCTGATCAAGCCTGATCAAAATAACCAACCAGTAGATCCCTGGTCCAGGTCATAGAAATACACACCAACATACACTAACTAAATACTCTAGTACTATGTAATACTGTAATATTATGTAATGTAACTATGTAATACTGTGGATGGTTGCATCATGTAACATAAGCAAAACAGCTGTGTAAATGGATGTAGAGGTTGTACGTACGCAGACCAGCAGGGCAGGGATGGGGGTGCAGTTCTTGTAGTGGATCATGGCCAGCAGGCTGGGCAGGTGACCCTCTCGGGCTCCAGAGAAACACAGCCTGCAGATCAGAGGTCAAAGGAGAGTTAGTCTGGACCCCGACAGCGTCAATGTCGCACAATGGACACACCTCGGCATTAGACGGGCcggcatgacatgggacgctccaggctgcagctaTACCCATCTCGACTATTCAGCAGAGCCCGGAGCTTGGCGCCGCCCAAaatgattgggattggtttaaagaaatgtaaaagttttttttcctccgaTCCCAGAGTGCATCTGTGATCTCACCTGGAGGAGGTGAACAGGTAGCCGTTGATTCCTCCGAAGGTGGACAGAGCCACGGAGATCGGCATGACGACGGAGAACATCCCCAGCAGCTtctctccaaaggtctgaaacGCAGAATGACAGATGggagaaacacaacaacatcatGGCGGTGTGTTCTGGGGCTGCACGGTAAGaggtaaatatatatatatatatatatatatatatatatatataactagagcccgaccgataaagggtTTTTGAGGCCGATACGATACAAACTGTGTGATGATCGTGGTGTCGCCCTGTTACTCACTACAGCCACGGCGTTGGAGGACAGCAGCTCCTCGGGCGACATGGAGGAGAAGTAGGCGATGTTGGTGAGCGTGTACACGAAGGTCACCAGAGGGATGGAGATGTAGATGGCAAGAGGTAGATTCCTGATGACGCCACACGCCACGCACAGACAAcacaggcaaaaacaaaaggagaagCTATCAAAACATGCATAAAGTCGGGTTCACACAGTCAGAAAAAGAGTAGAAACTGTTGGTGGGGTGAAAAAATAGAAACCAACACAAATCTTTCAacttccccactgtgggacaaataacGTTTTTTCTTATCTTAACTAATAATTtctactctttattgatcctctatgggggaattacaatttacactgttgttattacacactacacacacaggcctgaagtacacacacatgctcaggtcctatacatgcactaatggagagatgtcagaatgagggggggctgccagtgagtggttgagggggggggggggattcggtgccttgctcaagagcaagTGCCCATGAGGTAAGCTGGCATCTcttcagctaccagtccacactagTGGTCCGAATGGGGACTTGAACTAGTAACCCtctgtgtatacacacacactgccgggcgggacacacacacacacacacacacacacacacacacacacttgagacacacacacacacacacacacacacacacccacacctaaATAAGggactttttaaactttttttcatgaAGCGTGCCTTGGGCCTTttgaagtttggggttcccttcCAAAGCCCCTTCGTGATCTGTGTGAACTTCTCCAGACCATCATGTCACAGTCATGGACCACAGATCTTCTATAGATAGTTTCCGGCTTTCTCTCTATGGTTCCAGCACAGGAAGATGTTGAGGAGGTGACGAGAAGCATGAACACTCACCGCCTGGGTTCAACCACTTCCTCCGTGACGTAGTTGAGGAAGTTCCAGCCGCTGAAGGCGAAGGAGGCCTGCAGGAAGGCCAGGGCGATCTGGCCCACCGTCGGAGTCCTGTCCATGGAGAAGGCCACCTGGGGGGTCAGCGCCTCGTAGTTCCCTGTAGGACAAACCAGGACACAGTGTTATGGTTTTTATCCTGcttctttgttctgttttctgttatttttccaTGTTTCCTCCCTGCATTATGCCtaatctcctgcaggggggggggggggactccttaaagctgcattttacCTGATCTTctctcgggtcaaattgaaccgttt comes from Etheostoma spectabile isolate EspeVRDwgs_2016 unplaced genomic scaffold, UIUC_Espe_1.0 scaffold383, whole genome shotgun sequence and encodes:
- the slc7a10b gene encoding asc-type amino acid transporter 1, with product MEGQNGSSSICSRPHGTVTAGQKKKKKEEEKSEKEKIPDRVTLKKEIGLLSACTIIIGNIIGSGIFISPKGVLEHSGSVGLALVVWVLGGCIAALGSLCYAELGVTIPKSGGDYSYVTEIFGGLMGFLLLWSAVLIMYPTTLAVIALTFSSYVLQPVFPNCVPPYMATRMLSATCLLLLTWVNCSSVRMATRIQDVFTVGKLMALGLIIVVGLVQICNGNYEALTPQVAFSMDRTPTVGQIALAFLQASFAFSGWNFLNYVTEEVVEPRRNLPLAIYISIPLVTFVYTLTNIAYFSSMSPEELLSSNAVAVTFGEKLLGMFSVVMPISVALSTFGGINGYLFTSSRLCFSGAREGHLPSLLAMIHYKNCTPIPALLVCCSATIVILCIGETHNLINYVSFINYLSYGVTIAGLLYYRWRKPNLYRPIKVNLLVPVCYLMFWALLLGFSLYSEPVVCGVGLVIMLTGVPVYFLGIHWKEKPKCIYNFIERATYVGQRLCFVVFPQFDPIEIASPS